TTCATTACTgagatcaattgagaaaACCGTATAATCCTTTCCGATAATCTTTATATTTATAAATGACCATAGATCCTTTCCCTTGTATAAATCTTTATAATTGGCGTCCTGCGACATGAATTCCTTATGTTGgtcaattcttgaaatgaGGGCGCTTCCATGATTCTTGAACACAGATGCAATAGTAGAATAGGAAACCCAAAATTCTCTAGATAATGCATCTGAAGTGAAAATGAGGTGATGAGTAGTTAAATGCAAGGTTCCTCGAGTCACAGCACCTCTTCGATGAAGCAAAACATCGTCCACTTTTGCAATCTTTATGTATTCCATCCACCTATTCGACAACTATGCGGTCGAAGGTCGATATATGAGAAGCCTGGACAAACTGCTAATGCAATGCACACTGGGCACTATCCTAGAGTGACCCAAGCGTCTTTTGCAACTACTAATCCTCCGATCTTAGTGGTTGGAAAGGGTGGTATGCTCATGTAAGTTGATTGCAAGGTAAATTATCACGTGAAAGGATATGTCACATAATAAAGGATGAACATACCCAAGAAGCACTATAAGCAAACAAGTCCAGTACTGTCTAAATCAATAATACTTATTAATATCTGAATTGAGaactttgaatttttttatATTGTTTATACTtaaattcttttcattttgTTTGACAGATTTCTCCTGTTAGGCTTACATGACAAATAACCCAAAATATATACGTTTGCTGAagcatcatcttccaataTTGTGTGTGATATCCTGAAGTGATTTATAAGAGATCAGCCCTCAAAGGCTCACTAAAAAAAATCGTACCCATCCTTATTAGTATTTTCTCATACTGGGTATCCAAATAATAATCATCTCCCTCGATGACCACCAAATCATAAAAACTccgaaaaaaaaataacaaTCGAGGTGAGATCCAAGTAATAGGCCCGCCAGCGGTCAATCACATCTGCAAATTGTCTTCACTTCCAGAATGTATTTCCCTTCCTTATAACGTTGATCCTTCCTCTCACTCTCTAAATATTTCCAGCCTAGTAGGCTCTTACACCAGTGACAAAGAATATCGCAGACGAGATAGTCTCCGGTGATCATGGGCCTGGTCTCAACACTTCCTTCAATAACATTGACCACTCTGGTCATCAAAAAGGCGTCTCCAGTCTTTCCCCTGTAGTCCTTGGACATAATTTGAGTAGAGCTGGACAGATGTGTTCTACAACGACGACAGCCGTACGTGACAAACTTCGGAGTAGAACTATCGGAGCCATGGCGACTGTGATAACCAATATGGTACTGCGAATGACGTGGCTCTGATGCCTGATGGTACAGACTGAGACAGCTTGTGTCAGAGCTGTTCCAATTGTCACCTTCCAATTTAGCTGCCGGGCATTCAATGTAAGAAGAATAGCGCAAGCCCATAGCTGCTTATAACAGTGTTGATATCGTTCCTAGTGGTATTCACAGCAAATTGACTGGCGACCTTGAGCTTAATCGATCCCTCGAAACTCAGGTAAGCAGAGGTCACAAGCTATGTGTACCACTCACTAGAAGTACTAATATGAGATAGCTTGTCACCAAAGGAACAGCACAGCAACTCCCTGTGGTATTTGCTTTCTGGAGTGGTTTACTATTCAAATGCGACTGCTCAACGagagctttcttcttgtgaTGTTTGGCTGTAGCGGATAAAGGGACCTGCAAAGGTATCAAAAGGTAGCTTAACTTTACTTGTaaggtttgaaagaggAGTGCTTTGATCACCGCCAAGATTGTTACTGAAGAGGTGTATGAAGGAATGTACGTTGGTCATCGATCGTGACTCTTTATATATATATCTGTACAAGTGGGATGAGGGATATGACTTTCTTAGGGACTCATCTCTACACCACGCATGAGTCAAATGACCGGTTGTCGTCGTATATAAGATAGCCGGGAATGCACAGCTTGACGTCGATAAGAAAAGTAGAAGATGATCTGCCATTAAAGTGGAAGCCCGATGTCCCTAGCTCGTCAGCCCCTCTTGTGGCGTTCACGCACTCCGACGGAGCAGTCCTCAACGAGGTTATCTCTATACATGTCAGATATATGGATGGGAGGTTACTATCACAAGAGATCGTCGTCGGCTTGAGCGATAGTCTCTTTGACCTTCAGTAGAATAGTGGTCTTCCATTTATCCAGCTTGTTGAACCTGTCAAAATTCAACACCTTTTCGCTTAGTTGCTCACCGTCACCTTCTGCGATACATGCGATTAGATCCTGAAGCAGTTGAGCTTCTCTTGACTCTGCAAAATTGCTGTCTTCACGTTTACCCTCTTGCAAGGTTCTTGAAGCAGCGACCGAGTCGGTTGCTGCCAGTTGACAAAGACCcatcttgaaaaaataatCCTTTAGAGACCACTGGCTCAGTCTGTTGCCGATACTGTTCTTGATAAGCTTAGCATACACGTCGCATGCTTCTAGATATTGGCCGTTCAGGGCCTTCAAGTCAGC
The window above is part of the Torulaspora delbrueckii CBS 1146 chromosome 3, complete genome genome. Proteins encoded here:
- the MOH1 gene encoding Moh1p (similar to Saccharomyces cerevisiae MOH1 (YBL049W); ancestral locus Anc_7.492) — encoded protein: MGLRYSSYIECPAAKLEGDNWNSSDTSCLSLYHQASEPRHSQYHIGYHSRHGSDSSTPKFVTYGCRRCRTHLSSSTQIMSKDYRGKTGDAFLMTRVVNVIEGSVETRPMITGDYLVCDILCHWCKSLLGWKYLESERKDQRYKEGKYILEVKTICRCD